A region of Oceaniferula marina DNA encodes the following proteins:
- a CDS encoding type II toxin-antitoxin system RelE/ParE family toxin: MMTVDLTPEAKGDLFDAVDYYESKELGLGKRLRDEVASMLGTIASAPYLWRERESGYRRVNCPVFPYYVAYVIRDCKIVVVAIAASRRKPGYWQSRMKTK; this comes from the coding sequence AAGCAAAGGGTGACCTATTTGATGCCGTAGATTATTACGAAAGCAAAGAGCTCGGGCTTGGCAAGCGTCTGAGAGACGAAGTCGCGTCTATGCTCGGTACAATTGCCTCAGCTCCCTATTTGTGGCGTGAGCGCGAATCAGGATATCGAAGGGTTAATTGTCCAGTTTTCCCGTATTATGTAGCTTACGTAATTCGTGATTGTAAGATCGTGGTTGTAGCCATTGCTGCCAGTCGGCGCAAACCAGGTTATTGGCAAAGTCGAATGAAAACAAAATAG